A stretch of Aedes aegypti strain LVP_AGWG chromosome 2, AaegL5.0 Primary Assembly, whole genome shotgun sequence DNA encodes these proteins:
- the LOC5566941 gene encoding peptidyl-prolyl cis-trans isomerase sig-7 produces MAVVIETTIGDITVDLYLKERPRAALNFLKLCKLKYYNYNLFHTIQHGFIAQTGDPGGSGEGGSSIWGVLEGKHKRYFEGESVPKIRHTEPGLLSMVCAGEGLIGSQFFFTLGPDLASLDGGGHVVIGEVTEGHEVLRKLNEAICDEKHRPYKDIRVTHTVVLEDPFDDPRGFREPTRSPSPSAERLVGGRIAADEDIDDTEGKTKEEIAEMLEEKEAKARATILEIVGDIPDAEIAPPENVLFVCKLNPVTTDDDLQIIFSRFGKIKGCEVIRDKVSGDSLQYAFIEFEDKKSCENAYFKMDNVLIDDRRIHVDFSQSVAKIRWRGKGRGIEYMDGSDKKSFKDIEYKDDRKGRKRAPSRLRKSSSSGSSSKSRSRSRSRSPQRRRSSVRRQVGGGRGGGRRGRSPWRKSGGGGGGGRRRSDDKRVHLSESHSAYHEERNGRDIRVVQGKLDYKNRPYPTSFIKRNRGGGGGGGGGRGGGGRSPIRNRPRRRSRSRDRRRSSRSRSRSRSPSYRRRSASVDRHDRRGDRDRSPAERRSWRSRSPQRRRSPTPERSRNRRDSSPPAAARRNPSPAKAKAAPPIEKHKKDKKKKRHSSESSDSGSPARYSSDERSKKKSKKKSSSSKKKSKKSKKYSSNSDSSGSDSSDDDRKKKKKNKSKKKKK; encoded by the coding sequence ATGGCCGTGGTGATCGAAACGACCATCGGCGACATCACGGTGGACCTGTACCTGAAGGAACGTCCCCGTGCGGCCTTGAACTTCCTGAAGCTGTGCAAGCTGAAGTACTACAACTACAACCTGTTCCACACGATCCAGCATGGCTTCATCGCCCAGACGGGTGATCCCGGTGGTTCCGGCGAAGGCGGTTCCTCGATCTGGGGAGTGTTGGAGGGAAAGCACAAGCGATACTTCGAGGGGGAATCGGTGCCGAAGATTAGGCATACGGAGCCCGGGTTGCTGTCGATGGTGTGTGCCGGGGAAGGGCTGATTGGGTCGCAGTTCTTCTTCACACTGGGACCGGATTTGGCCTCGCTGGACGGGGGAGGACACGTCGTAATTGGGGAAGTAACTGAGGGGCACGAAGTGCTCCGGAAGCTGAATGAAGCGATTTGCGACGAGAAGCACCGGCCCTATAAGGACATACGGGTCACGCATACGGTGGTCTTGGAGGATCCGTTTGATGATCCAAGAGGGTTCCGGGAACCGACCCGGTCACCGTCGCCATCGGCTGAGAGGCTTGTCGGCGGAAGAATTGCAGCGGATGAGGACATCGATGATACTGAAGGCAAAACGAAGGAGGAAATCGCTGAAATGTTGGAGGAAAAGGAAGCTAAAGCCCGGGCGACGATTTTGGAAATTGTGGGGGACATTCCGGATGCGGAAATTGCACCGCCGGAGAACGTTCTGTTCGTTTGCAAGCTGAACCCGGTCACGACGGATGATGATTTACAGATCATCTTCAGCCGATTCGGGAAGATTAAAGGATGCGAAGTGATTCGAGATAAGGTCTCTGGAGATTCGCTGCAGTATGCTTTTATTGAATTCGAGGATAAAAAGTCCTGTGAAAATGCGTATTTCAAGATGGACAATGTACTGATTGACGATCGTCGTATTCATGTGGACTTTTCACAATCGGTTGCTAAAATCCGCTGGCGAGGAAAGGGAAGAGGAATCGAGTATATGGATGGAAGCGACAAGAAGTCGTTCAAAGACATTGAATACAAGGACGATAGGAAAGGTCGCAAACGAGCCCCAAGTCGGCTGAGGAAATCTTCAAGTTCGGGATCGTCCAGCAAGTCACGATCGCGATCTCGATCCCGCAGTCCACAGCGTAGACGAAGCTCAGTTCGGCGTCAGGTAGGAGGAGGCAGAGGGGGTGGCCGCAGAGGGCGTTCTCCGTGGCGTAAATCGGGTGGTGGTGGAGGAGGAGGCCGTCGTCGTTCTGACGACAAAAGAGTACATCTATCGGAGAGTCATTCCGCTTACCATGAGGAACGTAACGGACGAGATATTAGAGTTGTCCAGGGAAAGCTGGACTACAAGAACCGTCCTTATCCAACCAGTTTCATAAAGCGCAAcagaggaggaggaggaggtggAGGGGGTGGACGAGGTGGTGGAGGACGATCACCGATTCGAAACAGGCCACGACGTCGATCACGTTCTCGCGATCGCCGTCGATCTTCCCGATCGCGCTCCCGATCTCGAAGCCCAAGCTACCGCAGAAGATCCGCTTCGGTTGATCGTCATGATCGTCGCGGTGATCGTGACCGCAGTCCAGCCGAAAGGCGTTCATGGAGAAGTCGTTCCCCGCAGCGCCGTAGATCGCCAACACCGGAGCGCAGTCGCAATCGTCGGGATTCAAGCCCTCCAGCAGCAGCTCGCCGGAATCCTTCTCCAGCCAAGGCCAAAGCAGCACCACCCATTGAGAAGCACAAAAAGGACAAGAAAAAGAAGCGCCACTCGTCGGAGTCGTCCGATTCCGGCTCACCGGCCAGATATTCCTCCGACGAACGCTCCAAGAAGAAAAGCAAGAAGAAATCTTCTTCCAGCAAGAAAAAGTCCAAGAAGAGTAAGAAATATTCGTCGAACTCCGATAGCAGTGGTTCGGACTCCAGCGACGAcgacagaaagaaaaagaagaagaacaaaagcaaaaagaagaagaagtag
- the LOC5566662 gene encoding NADH dehydrogenase [ubiquinone] 1 alpha subcomplex subunit 13, with the protein MSASPAKLQDMPPKGGYQNIPFARIPAKKYFKGWQMIAAYAGFTTAGLSMYYLNCKENQRNDVEMRSARNVIYALLLAERDREYLKQLKRNRDEEADLMKDVKGWQVGTWYGEPVFKTLPKDQFVDPSFQEFYVHSSYEDMAKRKDVKMMS; encoded by the exons ATGAGTGCTTCTCCGGCTAAGCTGCAGGATATGCCACCAAAGGGTGGCTATCAGAATATTCCCTTTGCCAGGATTCCAGCGAAAAAGTACTTCAAAG GATGGCAAATGATTGCGGCCTACGCGGGTTTCACCACCGCCGGATTGTCCATGTACTATCTGAACTGCAAGGAGAACCAGCGCAACGACGTCGAGATGCGCTCGGCCCGGAACGTAATCTACGCCCTGCTGCTGGCCGAAAGGGACCGTGAATATCTGAAGCAGCTGAAGCGAAACCGCGACGAGGAAGCGGACCTGATGAAGGACGTCAAGGGCTGGCAGGTGGGAACCTGGTACGGTGAGCCCGTCTTCAAGACCCTGCCCAAAGACCAGTTCGTGGATCCGTCCTTCCAGGAGTTCTACGTCCACTCCAGCTACGAGGACATGGCCAAGCGCAAGGACGTCAAGATGATGAGCTAG